GCGATCCGCGCGGGCGACGAGATCACCGGCGCATCCACCTTCCGCATCGTCAAGGAGCTCGACGCCGGCCCGGTCTTCGGTGTCGTCACCGAGAAGATCGCCGCCGACGACACCGCCGGCGCGCTGCTGGAGCGCCTCGCGATCTCCGGCGCCCGTCTCCTGGCGTCCACTCTGGACGGCATCGAGGACGGTGTGGTCCAGGCGGTGCCGCAGCCCGCGGACGGCGTCACCTACGCCCCGAAGGTCGCCGTCGAGGACGCCCACGTCTCGTTCACCGAGCCGGCCGCCGCCGTGGACCGCCACATCCGTGCGGTCACCCCCGATCCGGGCGCGTGGACCGGGTTCCGCGGCGAACGGCTCAAGCTCGGCCCGGTCACCGTCGTCGACGAGCCGGCCCTCGAACCCGGTGAGCTGCGCGTGGAACGCAAGCGCGTCCTGGCCGGTACGGCCACGAAACCGGTGCGGCTGGGCGAGGTCCAGGCGCAGGGCAAGAAACGCATGGCGGCCACGGACTGGGCCCGCGGCACCCGCATCGAGCAAGGAGAACGGCTGTCATGAACGAGCGCAGGCCCTCGCGGCCGCAGCGCGGACGCCCGGCGCCCCGCAAACCGGGCCCGCGCCGCCCGCCGGCCGAGGACCCGGCGCGCCGCGTCGCGCTGGACGTGCTGCGCGCCGTCCGCCAGCGCGACGCCTACGCCAACCTCGTGCTGCCGGACATGCTGCGCCGGCACCGGTTGTCCGGCCGCGACGCCGCACTGGCCACCGAGCTCGCCTACGGCGCCTCCCGCGCGCAGGGCATGCTGGACGCGATCATCGCCGCGTGCCTCGACCGCCCGCTGGACAAGGTCGACGGCCCGGTGCTGGACTGCCTGCGGCTGGGCGCCTACCAGTTGCTGCGCACCCGCATCCCGGAGCACGCCGCGGTCACCTCGACTGTCGACCTGGCCCGCGCCGACGCCGGGTCGCACGTGGCCGGGTTCGTCAACGCCGTCCTGCGCAAGATCTCCGAGCAGGACGAGGACGCGTGGATGGCGCAGCTGACCCCGGACCGCGAGCAGGACCCGATCGGGCACCTCGCCATGCGCACCGCGCACCCGCGGTGGGTGGCCCGGGCGTTCGCCGAAGCGCTCGGCGACAAGGGCGACGACCTGCAGGCGGCGCTCGAGGCCGACGATGCCCGTCCGGCCGTGCACCTGGCGGCCCGGCCCGGTGAGATCAGCGCGGACGAGCTCGCCGCCGTCACCGGTGGGGACGTTGCGCCGTACTCGCCCTACGGGGTGCACCTGCCCACCGGGGCCGGTGACCCGGGCGACTCCGAGCCGATCCGGGAACGGCTGGCGGTGGTGCAGGACGAGGGCAGCCAGCTGTGCGCGCTCGCTCTCACGCGGGTGCCGCTGGCCGGTTCCGACGAACGCTGGCTCGACCTGTGCGCCGGCCCCGGCGGCAAGGCCGGGCTGCTCGGCGCGCTCGCCGCGACCCAGGGCGCGCACGTCGACGCCGTCGAGCAGGCGCCGCACCGGGCCAGGCTCGTCGAGCAGGCCACCGAGGGCCTGCCGGTCACCGTGCACGTCGCCGACGGGCGTGATTCCGGGCTCGACCCGGGTTTCGACCGGGTCCTGGTCGACGCGCCGTGCAGCGGCCTGGGGGCGCTGCGGCGCCGCCCCGAGGCGCGCTGGCGCCGCAAGCCCTCCGACGTGCCGGACCTGACCCGGTTGCAGGGCGAGCTGCTCACCGCGGCGCTGGACCTCACCCGCTCCGGCGGGGTGGTGGCCTACGTGGTCTGCTCACCGCACCTGGCCGAGACCGAGGGCGTGGTCGGCGAGATCGCCCGCCGCAGCAAGGCCGAGGTGCTCGACGCGCGCGAGTTCTTCCCGGGCGTGCCGCAGCTGGGCGACGGGCCGTACGTGCAGCTGTGGCCGCACCGGCACGGCACGGACGCGATGTTCTGCGCCGTGCTGCGCAAGCCGTGACGGTCCTCGGGCTGGTCGGCAGCGCGTGCGGGGGACTGGACACCAGGTTCCGCGCCGAGCTGGCCGCGCCGGCGGTGGCCCGCGGCTGGCGGCCGGCGATCACCCTGACCCCCACCGCGCACCGCTGGCTGGACGCCGCCGGTGAACTCGACGGGCTGGCGGCGCTGACCGACCTGCCGGTGCGGTCGGTGTCGCGGCTGCCCCGAGAACCGCGCCCGCACCCCGACCCGGCGGTGTTCCTGTTCGCGCCCGCCTCGGCCAACTCGATCGCCAAGCTCGCGCTCGGCATCGCGGACAACCAGGCGCTCACCGTGCTCGGTGACGTGCTCGGCGATCCGGGCGTCACGATCGTCGCCGGCTACCAGGTCCAGGACAGCCGGCTGCGGCATCCGGCGTGGTGCCGCCACCTCGCCGTCCTCGCCGAAGCCGGCGTGCGGGTGGAGCGTCTCGAGTACGGAAAGCCCTGGTCGGCCGTGCTGGACCTGCTCCCGGCGTCCACAGGATGAGTGCGCCCGAAGCGGCGCGGGCGCACGATCTACACTCCGGAACCGTGGCCCACCGACCTCTCATCGCGCCCAGCATCCTGTCCGCCGACTTCGCCCGTCTCGGCGAGGAGATCCGCGCCGTCGCCGGTGGCGGTGACACCCGGGCCGACTGGGTTCACGTCGACGTCATGGACAACCACTTCGTGCCCAACCTGACGCTGGGCCTGCCGGTCGTGCAGTCGCTGCTCAAGACCACCGACATCCCGCTGGACTGCCACCTGATGATCGAGGACCCGGACCGCTGGGCCATCGGGTACGCCGAGGCGGGCGCGCACAACGTCACCGTGCACGTCGAGGCCGCCGCGGACCCGGTCATGCTGGCGAAGAACCTGCGGGCCGCGGGCGCGAAGGCCGGCCTGTCGATCAAACCGGGCACCCCGCTCGAGGACCACCTCGAAACCCTCAAGCACTACGACACCCTGCTGGTCATGTCGGTCGAGCCCGGCTTCGGTGGCCAGTCGTTCATCCCGGACGTGCTGGCCAAGGTCCGCACCGCCCGGCGCCTGGTGGACACCGGTCACCTGAAGCTGCTCGTCGAGATCGACGGCGGGATCAACGCCGACACCATCGAGCAGGCCGCCGAGGCCGGGGTGGACTGTTTCGTCGCCGGCTCCGCCGTCTACGGCGCCGGGGACCCGGGCAAGGCCGTCGCGGCCCTGCGCGAACGCGCCGCGAACGCCGGCGCGGCACACTGACACCGACAAGGAGGCGCGCGCCAGTGTTCACCGGCATCGTGGAGGAGCTCGGCGAGATCATCGCGGTCGAGCAGGTTCCGGGCGCCGCGCGGCTCACCGTGCGCGGGCCCGTGGTGACCTCGGACGCCAAGCACGGCGACTCGATCGCCGTCAGCGGGGTGTGCCTGACCGTCGTCGACGTGTCCGGCGCCGAGTTCACGGTCGACGTGGTGCACGAGACGTTGCAGCGCTCCCGGCTCGCGAAGATCGCGGTCGGTGACCGGGTGAACCTGGAGCGCGCGACCGCGGTCGGCGACCGGCTCGGCGGGCACATCATGCAGGGTCACGTCGACGGCACCGGGGTGTTCCTGTCCCGCGACGCGGTGGGCCTCACCCGGTTCGCGCTGCCCGAGGGGTTGTCCCGTTACATCGTGGAGAAGGGCTCGATCGCGGTCGACGGCATCTCGCTGACCGTGACGAGTGTGACGAACGACGAGTTCTCCGTGGCGCTGATTCCGACCACACTGGAGCTGACCACCCTCGGCCGTGCCGCGCCGGGTGATCTGGTGAACCTCGAGGTCGACGTGCTCGCCAAGTACGTGGAGAAGCTCGCGACGCCCCATCTGCCCGGCCGCACGGAGGACACTGGAGCCGGGGCAGGCTCGAAGGAGGACGCGTGAGCAGCGCAGGGACGCCGTGCGGGGCGGGGGTGCCGGTCGATGCCGCCGGTATCGAGAAGGCGATCGCGGACATCGCCGCCGGCCGGCCGGTGGTCGTCGTCGACGACGAGGACCGCGAGAACGAGGGCGACCTGATCTTCGCCGCCGAGAAGGCGACGCCGGAACTGCTCGCGTTCATGGTGCGCTACACCTCGGGCTACGTCTGCGTGGCGCTCACCGAGGGGGACTGCAACCGGCTGGACCTCCCGCCGATGTACCACACGAACCAGGACCAGCGGGGCACCGCGTACACCGTCACCGTGGACGCGGCCGACGGCATCACCACCGGCATCTCGGCCGCCGACCGGGCGCACACGATCCGGCTGCTGGCCGACCCGAAGTCGCAGGCGAGCGATTTCCGCCGGCCCGGGCACGTGGTGCCGCTGCGGGCCAAGGAGGGCGGCGTGCTGCGCCGCCCCGGGCACACCGAGGCGTCGGTCGACCTCGCTCGCATGGCCGGCCTGCACCCGGCCGGTGTGCTGTGCGAGATCGTCTCCCAGAAGGACGAGGGGGACATGGCGCGGCGGGAAGAGCTGGAGATCTTCGCCGCCGACCACGACCTGCAGATCATCACCATCGCCGACCTGATCGCCTACCGGCGCCGGCACGAGAAGCAGGTCGAGCGGGTCGCCGAGGCGCGCATCCCGCTGGCCGCGGGCGAGTTCCGCGCGGTCGGCTACGACAGCCTGCTCGACGGCATCGAGCACGTCGCGTTCGTCTACGGCGAGATCGGCGACGGCGAGGACATCCTGGTGCGCGTGCACTCCGAATGCCTCACCGGCGACGTGTTCGGCTCGCTGCGCTGCGACTGCGGCCCCCAGCTGGAGGCCGCGTTGCAGATCGTCGCCGACGAGGGCCGCGGCATCGTCCTCTACATCCGCGGGCACGAGGGTCGGGGCATCGGCCTGCTGCACAAGTTGCAGGCGTACCAGCTGCAGGACCTCGGCGCGGACACGGTGGACGCGAACCTGGCGCTCGGCGTGCCGGCGGACGCGCGTGACTACGGCACGGGCGCGCAGATCCTGTGCGACCTGGGGGTGCGGTCGATGCGGCTGCTGACCAACAACCCGGCCAAGCGGATCGGCCTGGAAGGCTACGGCCTGACGATCACCGGCCGCGTGCCGCTGCCGATCTCGCCGAACCCGGAGAACCTGCGCTACCTCCGCACGAAGCGGGACCGGATGGGACACGACCTGTCCAACCTGGAGGAGTTCGACCAGGTCGGCGCCGACCTGGAGGCGCGGAACGGGAACGGTGCGGCACAGTGAGCGATGACGACCGCAGGGAGCGGCAACGGCCATGAGCGGTGAGGGACGTCCGGACGTCGAGCTCGACCTGAGCGAGTGCGAGAACCTGCGGCTGGGGATCGTGGCGACCCGGTGGCACGCGAAGATCACCGGCGCGCTGCTGGAGAACGCGCTGAAGACGGCGCGCGAGGCGAAGCTGAACGAGGAACCGACGGTGGTGCGTGTCGCCGGTGCGATCGAGCTGCCGGTGGTGGCGCAGGCGCTGGCCCGCACGCACGATGCGGTGGTCGCGCTCGGCGTGGTGATCCGCGGCGGCACGCCGCACTTCGAGTACGTGTGCGACGCGGTGACGGCCGGGCTGACCCGGGTCGCGCTGGACGAGGGCACGCCGATCGGCAACGGCGTGCTGACCTGCGACACCGAGCAGCAGGCGCTGGACCGCGCCGGGCTGCCCGGATCGGCGGAGGACAAGGGCCGCGAGGCGACGCAGGCGGCGCTGGACGCGGCGCACGTGCTGCGGTCGCTGCGGCAGCCGTGGACGGATCGGAAGTTCGTGTGAGCGTGGCCGTGGCGAACCAGACCGGGCCGGTGGTGTTCCGGCCGCACCGCGCGACGTGGATGTCGTCGGCCCTGGCCGTCGTGCTCGTCGCGGCCTTCGTGGTGGTGGCGATCCTGCTGCGCAGCTCCAGCACCGGTGTCATCTTCGAGCGCTCCGACCAGGTCGCCATGGTGTTCATCGGCCTGCTCCTGGGCGGGGCGACGATGCTGTTCGCCACCCCGCGGGTGCGGGCGGACGCCGAGGGGGTCTCGGTGCGCAACGTCCTGGTGGGGCGGCGGTTCACCTGGCTGGAGGTCCTGTCGGTCAGCTTCCCGGACGGCGCGTCGTTCGCCCGCCTGGAGCTGCCCGAGGACGAGTACTACGCGATGCTCGCCATCCAGGCAGTGGACCGCGATCGCGCCGTCGACGCGGTGCGCACCCTGCGGCGGCTGCACCAGGCCGCGTGGGCGCAGCGGGACTGAGCGCCGGCGTGTTGGCCGTCCCCGCCGGCGTGTTCGCCGTTCGTGGCGCCGTGTTGGCCGCTTGAGGCAGTGTGTCGGCTGTTCGCGACGCTGAGTTGGCTGCTTGCGACAGCCAACCCAGCGCGTCCGGCGGTGAACACGGTGCCCGGAACGGCAAACACGGTGCCCGGGGCGGTGGACACGGCGCCGGGAGTGTGGCGGGGGCGGGTTATACCGTCAGGTCCACGACCACCGGGGCGTGGTCGGACGTGCCCTTGCCCTTGCGCGCCTCGCGGTCCACGTAGGCGTCGCTGACCGCACCGGTGAACTTCGCCGACCCGTAGACGAGGTCGATCCGCATCCCGTTGTTCTTCGGGAACGCCAGCTGCCGGTAGTCCCAGTAGGTGTAGGGCGTGTCGTACTTCAGCGCGCGCGGCACCACGTCGCTCAGGCCGGCTTCGCGCAGCGCCGCCAGCGCCGCCCGCTCCGCCTCCGTCACGTGCGTCATGCCGTCGAACAGCGTGATGTCCCAGACGTCGTCGTCGGCCGGGGCGATGTTGAAGTCGCCCAGCACCGCGAACGGGCGGTCGGCCGCGGCCTCGGCCGCCACCGTCGCCCGCAGCGCCTCGAGCCACCGCAGTTTGTACGCGTAGTGCGGGTGCGAGGGCTCGCGCCCGTTCGGTACGTACACCGACCACAACCGCACCCCGCCGCACGTCGCGCCGATCGCGCGCGGCTCGGACGCGCCGTCGAACGCCGGCTCGCCGTCCAGCCCGCGCCGGACGTCGGCCAGCCCGACCCGGGACAGGATCGCCACGCCGTTCCACCGGCCGGTCCCGTACGCCGCCACCTCGTAGCCGGCCTGCGCCACCTCGGCCGGGAACGCCTCCGTGGCGCACTTGAGCTCCTGCAGGCACACCACGTCCGGCTGGGCCGTGCCGAGCCAGGACAGCAGCCGCGGCAGCCGCGCGGTGACGGAGTTGACGTTCCAGGTGGCGATGCGCATGATCGGAAGAATCGCATACCGGCAGGGGCCGTCCGCGCCCGGCAGGAGGGGTGTCTCGGACTGTCGGAGGGGAGCCATAGGCTGGAGGCGTGGCTGACCCGTCCACCTACCGTCCCGCGCCGGGGAGCATCCCGGACGAGCCCGGCGTCTACAAGTTCCGCGACGCGAACCGGCGGGTTATCTACGTCGGCAAGGCCAAGAGCCTGCGCAGCCGGCTGAACTCCTACTTCGCCGACCTGTCCGGGCTGCACCCGCGCACGCGGCAGATGGTGACCACCGCGGCCGGCGTGGAGTGGACCGTCGTCTCCACCGAGGTCGAGGCGCTCCAGCTGGAGTACAACTGGATCAAGGAGTTCGACCCGCGGTTCAACGTCCGCTACCGCGACGACAAGTCCTACCCGGTGCTGGCGGTGACGCTGCACGAGGAGTTCCCGCGGTTGCACGTCTACCGCGGCCCGCGCAAGAAGGGCGTGCGTTACTTCGGCCCGTACGCGCACGCGTGGGCGATCCGGGAGACGCTCGACCTGCTGCTGCGCGTGTTCCCGGCCCGGACCTGTTCCACCGGGGTGTTCCGCCGCCACGGCCAGATCGGCCGGCCGTGCCTGCTCGGCTACATCGACAAGTGCTCCGCGCCGTGCGTGGGCAGGGTGAGCGCCGAGGAGCACCGGCAGATCGTGGACGACTTCTGCGATTTCCTCTCCGGCCGCACCGACGCCATGGTGCGCAGGCTGGAGCGGGAGATGGCCGACGCGGCGGAGGCGCTGGAGTTCGAGAAGGCCGCCCGGCTGCGCGACGACATCGGCGCGCTGCGGCGGGCGATGGAGAAGCAGGCCGTGGTGCTCGGCGACGGCACGGACGCCGACCTGGTCGCGTTCGCCCACGACGAGCTGGAGGCCGCCGTCCAGGTCTTCCACGTGCGCGGCGGCCGGGTGCGCGGCCAGCGCGGCTGGGTGATCGACAAGGCCGACGAGATGGGCGTGCCCGAGCTCGTCGAGCAGTTCCTCACCCAGTTCTACGGCGAACAGGTGGAGCTCGCCGATCAGGGCACCGACCTGGGCACGCCGGTGCCGCGCGAGGTGCTGGTGCCGGAGCTGCCCGCCGATCCGGGCGCGATGAGCGAGTGGCTGTCCGGGTTGCGCGGTTCCCGCGTCCAGCTGCGGGTGCCGCAGCGCGGTGACAAGCGCGCGCTGGCCGAGACGGTGCAGCGCAACGCCGAGGAAGCGTTCGCCCAGCACAAGCTGCGCCGCGCGGGTGATCTGACGGCGCGCTCCGCCGCGCTGGCCGAGCTGCAGGAGCACCTCGCGCTGGACAGCGCGCCGCTGCGCATCGAGTGCGTCGACATCAGCCACACGCAGGGCACCGACGTGGTCGCCTCGCTCGTGGTGTTCGAGGACGGTGTGCCGCGCAAGGCCGAGTACCGCCGGTTCGCGTTGCGCGAGGCCGCGACCGAGGGCGACGTCGCCGCCATCGCGGAGGTCGTGCGGCGCCGCTTCGCCCGCTACCAGACCGAGACGCAGGAGGGCCTGGCCGGTGACAAGCCGGGCCTCGACCCGGAGACCGGGCGGCCGCGCAAGTTCGCCTACCCGCCGAACCTGCTCGTGGTCGACGGCGCCGGCCCGCAGGCGACGGCGGCGGCGGACGTGCTCGCGGAGATGGGCATCACCGACATCGCCGTGGTCGGTCTGGCCAAGCGGCTGGAGGAGGTGTGGCTGCCCGGGGATCCGGACCCGGTGATCCTGCCGCGCACCTCCGAGGCCCTGTACCTGTTGCAGCGGGTGCGGGACGAGGCGCACCGGTTCGCGATCGCCTACCACCGGCAGAAGCGGGCCAAGCGCGTGCAGGTGTCCGCTTTGGACGGAGTGCCGGGGCTGGGACAGGCGCGGCGGGCCGCGCTCATCAAGCACTTCGGCTCGGTGAAGCGGCTGAAGGAAGCAGGGGTGGACGAGATCGCGCAGGTGCCTGGCGTGGGGAAGCGCACCGCCGAGGCGATCGTCGCCGCGTTGGCCTCACTTGGGGAGTCGGAGAAGAAGTGACGGGAGAGACGATGGCCGAGGAGCGGGGCACCGGCATGGAGGTGGCCGTGGTGACCGGGCTGTCCGGTGCCGGCCGCAGCACCGCCGCGAAGTGCCTGGAGGATCTGGGCTGGTTCGTGGTGGACAACCTGCCGCCCGAGCTGATCGCGACGATGGTCGAGCTGGGGGCGCAGGCCCGGGGCGCGATCACGAAGGTCGCGGTGGTGATGGACGTCCGCTCGCGCGCGTTCACCGACGACCTGTCGTCGATCATCAAGGACCTCGACGCGCGCGGCTACAAGCCGCGGGTGCTGTTCCTGGAGGCGACCGACGCGGTGCTGGTGCGCCGGTTCGAGCAGGTGCGCCGCGGCCACCCGCTGCAGGGCGACGGGCGGCTCATCGACGGCATCACCGCGGAACGCCAGATGCTCGCGCCGCTGCGCGAGGAGGCCGACCTGGTGCTGGAGACGTCCGCGTTGTCGGTGCACGACCTGCGTGCGAAGATCGAGGACGCGTTCGGCAGCGAGGCGGCCATGCAGACCCGGGTGACCGTGCTGTCGTTCGGCTACAAGTACGGCCTGCCGATGGACGCCGATCTGGTGATGGACGTCCGCTTCCTGCCCAACCCGTTCTGGATCCCGGAGTTGCGCGACCACACCGGCCTGGACGCCGAGGTGCGCAACTACGTGCTGTCGCAGGAGGGCGCCGAGGAGTTCCTGGACCGCTACCACCAGCTGCTGCGCCTGATCGGCGCCGGCTACCGGCGGGAGGGCAAGCGCTATCTGACGCTGGCGGTGGGCTGCACCGGCGGCAAGCACCGCAGTGTGGCGATCTCCGAGGAACTGTCCCGCCTGTTGTCCAATGAGGACGGAATGGCCGTGAAGGTCGTGCACCGGGACCTGGGACGCGAGTGACGCCGGGGTTGCGAGCCGTCGCGCTGGGCGGCGGCCACGGGCTGCACGCGACGCTGACCGCGCTGCGGCGGCTGACCACGGACGTGACCGCGGTGGTCACGGTCGCCGACGACGGCGGCTCGTCCGGGCGGCTGCGCCGGGAGCTGGGCCTGCTGCCGCCCGGGGATCTGCGGCAGGCGCTGGCCGCGCTGACGGTCGCCGAGCAGGGCGAGTCGCTGTGGGCGGAGGTGTTCCAGCACCGCTTCGGCGGCAGTGGCGCGCTGACCGGGCACGCGGTCGGCAACCTGTTGCTGGCCGGGCTGTTCGAGGTGCTGGGCGATCCGGTGGCCGCGCTGGACGAGGCGCGCCGCCTGCTGGGGGTGCCCGGCCGGGTGCTGCCGATGTCGCCCGAGCCGCTGGAGATCGAGGCGGAGGTGTCCGGGCTCGACGACGACGGGTCGCTGCGCCGCATCCGCGGCCAGGTCGCGGTGGCCAGCACACCCGGCCGGGTCGAGCGGATCACGCTGCGCACGCCGGGGCGGCCGGGTGGTGTGCCCGCGGCGTGCGAGGAGGCAGTGCGGGCCGTGCTGGACGCGGAGGCGGTGTTCCTCGGGCCGGGTTCGTGGTTCACCAGCGTGATCCCGCACCTGATGGTGCCGGGCCTGCATGATGCGCTGCTGCGCACCGCCGCGACCAAGATCGTGGTTCTCAACCTCGTACCTCAACCGGGTGAGACGGCGGGGTTCTCGCCCGAGCGGCACTTGGACGTACTCTTCCAGCACGCGCCCGGGTTGCGGGTGGACGCGGTGATCGCCGACCGGGACTCGGTGCCGGCACCGGGCCGCCTGCGGGACGCGGCGGCGGGGCTGGGGGCGAAGACGCTGCTGGCGGATGTGGCGGACCCCGGTCGCGAGGGTGTGCACGATCCGGATGCGCTGGCGAGCTGTGTGCGGGAAGCTCTCGGTCTCAGTGGGACCGCGGGCGGGAAAGGGTAGGGAGGGGCCATGGCGATGACCGCCGCCGTGAAGGACGAGCTCAGCAGGCTGCAGATCACCAAGATCGGGCCGCGCCGGTCGGAAGTCGCATCGATGCTGCGCTTCGCCGGTGGCCTGCACATCGTGGGGGGACGGGTGGTGGTGGAGGCGGAGCTCGACACGGGTTCGGTCGCGCGGCGCCTGCGCAAGGAGATCCACGAGCTGTACGGTCACCACTCGGACGTGCACGTGCTGTCCGCCGGCGGGCTGCGCAAGACGACCCGGTACATCGTCCGGGTGGTTCAGGACGGGGAGAGCCTGGCCCGGCAGACCGGGCTGATCGACCAGCGGGGTCGCCCGGTGCGCGGCCTGCCGGCCGCGGTGGTGTCCGGGGGCATCGCCGATGCGGAGGCCGCCTGGCGGGGCGCGTTCCTGGCGCACGGCTCGTTGACCGAGCCGGGCCGGTCGTCGTCGCTGGAGGTGACCTGTCCCGGCCCGGAGGCGGCACTGGCGCTCGTGGGGGCGGCCCGGCGGATGGGTATCCAGGCGAAGTCGCGCGAGGTCCGGGGCGCCGACCGGGTGGTGGTGCGCGACGGTGACGCGATCGGCGCCCTGCTGACCCGGCTGGGCGCCCACGCGAGCGTGCTGCAGTGGGAGGAGCGGCGCATGCGCCGCGAGGTCCGGGCGACGGCCAACCGCCTGGCAAACTTCGACGACGCCAACCTGCGCCGCTCGGCCCGCGCCGCGGTCGCGGCGGCCGCCCGGGTGGAACGGGCACTCGACATCCTGGCGGACTCGGCGCCGGAACACCTGCTGGCGGCCGGCCGGCTCCGGCTGGAGAACCGGCAGGCCTCGCTGGAGGAACTGGGTCAGCTGGCCGACCCGCCGATGACGAAGGACGCGGTCGCCGGCCGCATCCGGCGGTTGCTGGCCATGGCCGACAAGCGCGCGAAGGAACTGAACATCCCGGACACCGAGAGCGCGGT
The sequence above is a segment of the Amycolatopsis viridis genome. Coding sequences within it:
- a CDS encoding gluconeogenesis factor YvcK family protein; translated protein: MRAVALGGGHGLHATLTALRRLTTDVTAVVTVADDGGSSGRLRRELGLLPPGDLRQALAALTVAEQGESLWAEVFQHRFGGSGALTGHAVGNLLLAGLFEVLGDPVAALDEARRLLGVPGRVLPMSPEPLEIEAEVSGLDDDGSLRRIRGQVAVASTPGRVERITLRTPGRPGGVPAACEEAVRAVLDAEAVFLGPGSWFTSVIPHLMVPGLHDALLRTAATKIVVLNLVPQPGETAGFSPERHLDVLFQHAPGLRVDAVIADRDSVPAPGRLRDAAAGLGAKTLLADVADPGREGVHDPDALASCVREALGLSGTAGGKG
- the whiA gene encoding DNA-binding protein WhiA: MAMTAAVKDELSRLQITKIGPRRSEVASMLRFAGGLHIVGGRVVVEAELDTGSVARRLRKEIHELYGHHSDVHVLSAGGLRKTTRYIVRVVQDGESLARQTGLIDQRGRPVRGLPAAVVSGGIADAEAAWRGAFLAHGSLTEPGRSSSLEVTCPGPEAALALVGAARRMGIQAKSREVRGADRVVVRDGDAIGALLTRLGAHASVLQWEERRMRREVRATANRLANFDDANLRRSARAAVAAAARVERALDILADSAPEHLLAAGRLRLENRQASLEELGQLADPPMTKDAVAGRIRRLLAMADKRAKELNIPDTESAVTPDMLEESV
- the rapZ gene encoding RNase adapter RapZ → MEVAVVTGLSGAGRSTAAKCLEDLGWFVVDNLPPELIATMVELGAQARGAITKVAVVMDVRSRAFTDDLSSIIKDLDARGYKPRVLFLEATDAVLVRRFEQVRRGHPLQGDGRLIDGITAERQMLAPLREEADLVLETSALSVHDLRAKIEDAFGSEAAMQTRVTVLSFGYKYGLPMDADLVMDVRFLPNPFWIPELRDHTGLDAEVRNYVLSQEGAEEFLDRYHQLLRLIGAGYRREGKRYLTLAVGCTGGKHRSVAISEELSRLLSNEDGMAVKVVHRDLGRE